One window from the genome of Haladaptatus paucihalophilus DX253 encodes:
- a CDS encoding DUF1028 domain-containing protein — protein sequence MSRQSAPRPSTFSIVARDPEQDAVGVAVQSKFVSVGSVVPFVSADAGAVATQSFANVAYGPDGHDLLRRGKSAKEVVMELTGADPEFESRQLGVVKSPVAMRDQGIDDAGEEGETIAAFTGADCFDYAGDIQGEHYTVQGNILENRETLEAMADAFEETEGGLPERLIAALHAGNDAGGDKRGEQSAALYIAKPQGGYEGRNDRWVDVRVDDHETPIDELERVFKIYDVTLLEREEPDETRDLSDGTAEQVAETLADLGFFDGTPSGTFDDDERDALEDFRGMNNFENHSIPVLEDALARGWDDADGDGEERMVDAIWHGLSRLDRK from the coding sequence ATGTCACGACAATCAGCGCCGCGACCATCCACGTTCTCCATCGTCGCACGCGACCCGGAACAGGACGCCGTCGGCGTCGCCGTCCAATCGAAGTTCGTCAGCGTCGGGAGCGTCGTCCCGTTCGTCAGCGCGGACGCGGGTGCCGTCGCCACCCAAAGCTTCGCCAACGTCGCGTACGGCCCGGACGGACACGACCTCCTCCGACGGGGGAAGTCCGCGAAGGAGGTCGTGATGGAACTCACCGGCGCGGACCCGGAGTTCGAGTCGCGGCAACTCGGCGTCGTGAAATCGCCGGTTGCCATGCGAGACCAGGGTATCGACGACGCGGGGGAGGAGGGTGAAACCATCGCGGCGTTCACGGGCGCGGACTGTTTCGACTACGCGGGCGACATCCAAGGCGAGCACTACACCGTCCAGGGAAACATCCTCGAAAACCGCGAGACGCTCGAAGCGATGGCGGACGCCTTCGAGGAAACCGAAGGCGGCCTCCCCGAACGGCTCATCGCCGCGCTCCACGCGGGCAACGACGCCGGTGGCGACAAACGCGGCGAGCAGAGCGCCGCGCTGTACATCGCCAAACCCCAAGGCGGGTACGAGGGACGCAACGACCGTTGGGTGGACGTGCGCGTGGACGACCACGAGACGCCCATCGACGAACTGGAGCGCGTGTTCAAAATCTACGACGTGACCCTGCTGGAGCGCGAGGAACCCGACGAAACGCGGGATTTGAGCGACGGCACGGCGGAACAGGTGGCCGAAACCCTCGCCGACCTCGGCTTTTTCGACGGCACACCCTCGGGGACGTTCGACGACGACGAACGCGACGCCCTCGAAGACTTCCGGGGGATGAACAACTTCGAGAATCACTCGATTCCCGTGCTGGAGGACGCGCTCGCCCGAGGGTGGGACGACGCCGACGGGGACGGCGAGGAGCGGATGGTCGATGCCATCTGGCACGGCCTGTCCCGACTCGACAGAAAATAG
- a CDS encoding DUF7117 family protein, which yields MVIARSSPPLINPRGGEVGGSRSQGSGGSRVRVFTPEAQSVDMKVRGTRECKNCGTQWSYYETGSVACPNCESMQSVGLDENRMQHTDSPATLELAEIRDALDREPAREVANRAADEAGEYVRKRGFISGGELLPLDDTYLAANELRHAGQLFSRSMRMTDDEEIYFFSLLRGADEGERPDARDLPESIYEVRGLADAESLKEYHGEMGEWAREHDVDREGRNTLETLGEHVRRAQALEGGVDIDTAEALVSAARDLARYFDEDDMDALASSRDTLSRLA from the coding sequence ATGGTGATTGCACGTAGTTCGCCGCCGCTGATAAATCCACGGGGTGGCGAAGTCGGTGGAAGCCGAAGTCAGGGGAGCGGTGGGTCGCGCGTGAGAGTTTTCACCCCGGAAGCGCAATCGGTGGACATGAAAGTCCGCGGAACCCGCGAGTGTAAAAACTGCGGGACCCAGTGGTCGTACTACGAGACGGGGAGCGTCGCCTGTCCGAACTGCGAGAGCATGCAGAGCGTCGGATTGGACGAAAACAGGATGCAACACACCGACAGTCCGGCGACCCTCGAACTGGCCGAGATACGCGACGCGCTGGACCGGGAACCGGCGCGCGAGGTCGCAAACAGGGCGGCCGACGAGGCGGGCGAGTACGTCAGAAAGCGCGGATTCATCAGCGGGGGCGAACTCCTCCCGCTCGACGACACCTACCTCGCGGCGAACGAGCTCCGACACGCCGGACAACTGTTCAGCCGGTCGATGCGGATGACCGACGACGAGGAAATATACTTTTTCTCGCTCCTCCGCGGTGCCGACGAGGGTGAACGCCCGGACGCCCGCGACCTCCCGGAGTCGATTTACGAGGTGCGAGGGCTGGCGGACGCGGAATCGCTCAAAGAATACCACGGTGAGATGGGCGAGTGGGCGAGAGAACACGACGTGGACCGCGAGGGACGGAACACGCTCGAAACCTTGGGTGAACACGTCCGTCGCGCACAGGCGCTCGAAGGCGGAGTCGATATCGACACCGCCGAGGCGCTCGTCTCGGCGGCGCGCGACTTGGCGCGGTATTTCGACGAGGACGATATGGACGCCCTCGCGAGCAGTCGGGACACGCTGTCTCGATTGGCGTAG
- a CDS encoding DUF7528 family protein: MSLTVFGEKHDLSRREADQLREALGQALTERREFFRTAGEHRDDGSYVVSRRGADSAGHRKVFERFDALVDLYERLPGTFTAETVGERGLTGGRRHILVHHLTEHPDFDCELVSRQPLTARKESDTGDGRTNPPEEDEVEN, encoded by the coding sequence GTGTCGCTGACCGTTTTCGGAGAGAAACACGACCTCTCCAGACGCGAGGCCGACCAGTTACGCGAGGCGCTCGGTCAGGCGCTGACCGAACGCCGCGAGTTCTTCCGCACGGCCGGGGAGCACCGCGACGACGGGAGCTACGTCGTCTCGCGTCGCGGTGCCGACTCCGCCGGGCACCGAAAGGTGTTCGAACGGTTCGACGCGCTGGTGGACCTGTACGAGCGACTTCCGGGGACGTTCACGGCCGAGACGGTGGGCGAACGGGGACTGACCGGCGGACGACGGCACATACTCGTTCATCACCTCACCGAACATCCCGACTTCGACTGCGAACTCGTCTCCCGGCAACCGCTCACGGCGCGAAAGGAGAGCGATACCGGCGACGGAAGGACGAACCCTCCCGAGGAGGACGAAGTGGAGAACTGA
- the glyA gene encoding serine hydroxymethyltransferase codes for MEYDHIRAVDPDVADALEAEVERERDTLEMIASENFVSEAVLEAQGSTLTNKYAEGYPGERYYGGCEHIDTVESLAIERAKELWGAEHVNVQPHSGSQANMGVYLAVLEPGDKILSLDLTHGGHLSHGHKVNFAGKLYEVEQYKVDPETGYLDYDEIYEHAVEFEPDIIVSGYSAYPRQVEWERIQEAADAADAYHLADIAHITGLVAAGEHPSPVGVADFVTGSTHKTIRSGRGGIIMCDEEYADAVDSAVIPGMQGGPLMHNIAGKAVGFKEALDPEFEEYAAQTVENAKVLAETFQNHGFGLVSGGTDTHLVLVDLRESHEDVTGKDAEEALEDVGIVLNANTVPGETRSPFVASGIRAGTPALTTRGFDADDIERVGDLIARTINHIDDDDVKAEVAEEVQALCDENPLYE; via the coding sequence ATGGAGTACGACCACATCCGGGCGGTCGACCCGGACGTCGCAGACGCCCTCGAAGCGGAAGTCGAGCGCGAACGCGACACACTAGAGATGATCGCTAGCGAAAACTTCGTCAGCGAGGCGGTGCTCGAAGCACAGGGGAGCACCCTGACGAACAAGTATGCGGAAGGCTATCCCGGCGAGCGCTACTACGGCGGTTGTGAGCACATCGATACGGTCGAGAGCCTCGCCATCGAGCGTGCGAAGGAACTCTGGGGGGCGGAGCACGTCAACGTCCAACCGCACAGCGGGTCGCAAGCGAACATGGGCGTCTACCTCGCCGTCCTCGAACCCGGCGACAAAATCCTCTCGCTCGACCTGACCCACGGGGGGCACCTGAGCCACGGTCACAAGGTGAACTTCGCCGGAAAGCTCTACGAGGTAGAACAGTACAAAGTGGACCCGGAAACGGGCTACCTCGACTACGACGAGATATACGAGCACGCGGTCGAGTTCGAACCCGACATCATCGTCTCCGGCTACTCCGCGTACCCGCGGCAGGTCGAATGGGAGCGGATTCAGGAGGCCGCGGACGCGGCGGACGCGTACCACCTCGCGGACATCGCCCACATCACCGGTCTCGTGGCGGCGGGCGAACACCCGTCCCCGGTCGGCGTGGCCGATTTCGTCACCGGGTCGACGCACAAGACCATCCGCTCTGGTCGCGGCGGCATCATCATGTGCGACGAGGAGTACGCGGATGCCGTCGATTCGGCGGTCATCCCCGGTATGCAGGGCGGTCCGCTCATGCACAACATCGCGGGCAAGGCGGTCGGATTCAAGGAGGCGCTCGACCCCGAGTTCGAAGAGTACGCCGCCCAGACCGTCGAGAACGCGAAGGTACTGGCCGAGACGTTCCAGAACCACGGCTTCGGCCTCGTCTCCGGCGGCACGGATACCCACCTCGTACTCGTGGACCTGCGCGAATCCCACGAGGACGTGACCGGGAAGGACGCCGAGGAAGCGCTCGAAGACGTCGGCATCGTCCTCAACGCCAACACGGTTCCGGGCGAGACGCGCTCGCCCTTCGTCGCCAGCGGCATCCGCGCCGGGACGCCCGCGCTGACGACCCGCGGCTTCGACGCCGACGACATCGAACGCGTCGGCGACCTCATCGCGCGCACAATCAATCATATAGACGACGATGACGTGAAAGCGGAAGTCGCCGAAGAAGTGCAGGCGCTTTGCGACGAGAACCCGCTCTACGAGTAA
- a CDS encoding bifunctional methylenetetrahydrofolate dehydrogenase/methenyltetrahydrofolate cyclohydrolase has protein sequence MTDIIDGRAVAEGIRTDLGESIQTLKDEGVTPGLATVLMSDDPASETYVSMKQRDCEEVGINGIHIEIDPEAPAEELYETIDDLNEDPEVHGILVQMPVPDHVDSQQVLRAIDPKKDADGFHPENVGMLVAGHPRFKPCTPHGVQKLLESVDVDPEGKDVVIVGRSNIVGKPLANLLIQKAEGGNATVTVCHSRTDDLAAKTRDADVVVAACGVPELIDGSMLSDGVTVIDVGVNRVDADNEKGYELVGDVDFDSAKEKASAITPVPGGVGPMTRAMLLYNTVKAAGEQADVEVELP, from the coding sequence ATGACGGACATCATCGACGGACGCGCGGTGGCGGAGGGCATTCGAACGGACCTCGGCGAGAGCATCCAGACGCTGAAGGACGAGGGTGTGACGCCGGGATTGGCGACGGTCCTCATGAGCGACGACCCCGCGAGCGAGACGTACGTCTCGATGAAACAGCGCGACTGCGAGGAGGTCGGCATCAACGGAATTCACATCGAAATCGACCCCGAGGCACCGGCCGAGGAGCTGTACGAAACCATCGACGACCTGAACGAGGACCCCGAGGTACACGGCATCCTCGTCCAGATGCCCGTTCCCGACCACGTTGATTCACAGCAGGTCCTCCGCGCCATCGACCCGAAAAAGGACGCGGACGGCTTCCACCCGGAGAACGTCGGCATGCTCGTGGCGGGCCACCCGCGCTTCAAACCCTGCACGCCCCACGGCGTCCAGAAACTCCTCGAATCGGTGGACGTGGACCCGGAGGGCAAGGACGTCGTTATCGTCGGCCGGTCGAACATCGTCGGCAAACCGCTGGCGAACCTCCTCATTCAGAAAGCCGAGGGTGGCAACGCGACTGTGACGGTGTGCCACTCGCGCACCGACGACCTCGCCGCGAAGACCCGCGATGCGGATGTCGTCGTCGCGGCCTGCGGCGTCCCCGAACTCATCGACGGGTCGATGCTCTCCGACGGCGTGACCGTCATCGACGTTGGCGTCAACCGCGTGGATGCGGATAACGAGAAGGGCTACGAACTCGTCGGCGACGTGGACTTCGACAGTGCGAAGGAGAAAGCGAGCGCGATAACGCCCGTTCCGGGCGGCGTCGGCCCGATGACGCGTGCGATGTTGCTCTACAACACGGTGAAAGCCGCCGGAGAACAGGCGGACGTCGAAGTCGAACTTCCTTAG